One genomic region from Polynucleobacter sp. MWH-P3-07-1 encodes:
- a CDS encoding patatin-like phospholipase family protein, with amino-acid sequence MSKSLRQFTLSAPRRQFLGWGLGLAGSLSLGACSLSPSRKPVLGLVLGAGAARGFSHIGVIKALESQGIRPDLVVGSSAGSVIAALLASGATGNELNRLALNLDEATIADWGLPFAGRFGGLIKGEALQAMVNREVRNKTIEQMNLPLGIVATELQTGKGVLFRSGNTGLAVRASCSVPGVFQPASINGKEYVDGGLVAPVPVSYARQMGATIVIAVNISSEPLHQDASGTFGVLQQTISIMQNSINQYELKSADIAIQPQLKQMSGSDFKARNAAILAGEVATQEQMALIKDKLKL; translated from the coding sequence ATGTCCAAATCTTTACGCCAATTTACCCTCTCCGCTCCCCGCCGCCAGTTTCTGGGCTGGGGGTTAGGCCTGGCTGGCAGTCTAAGCCTAGGGGCCTGCAGCCTTAGTCCGTCTCGGAAACCGGTCCTAGGCTTGGTCTTAGGTGCAGGCGCAGCAAGGGGGTTTTCCCATATCGGCGTGATTAAGGCCTTGGAATCTCAGGGTATCCGCCCCGATTTAGTGGTTGGAAGCAGCGCTGGGAGCGTGATTGCCGCCCTACTAGCATCTGGCGCCACCGGCAATGAGCTCAATCGACTAGCACTCAATTTAGATGAGGCCACTATCGCAGATTGGGGACTACCCTTTGCTGGGCGTTTTGGAGGTTTGATTAAAGGTGAGGCTTTGCAAGCGATGGTCAATCGAGAAGTGCGGAACAAAACCATTGAGCAAATGAATCTGCCGCTCGGCATTGTTGCAACCGAATTACAAACCGGCAAAGGTGTGCTCTTTCGTTCTGGCAATACGGGCTTAGCAGTGAGAGCATCCTGCAGTGTGCCTGGCGTATTTCAACCAGCAAGCATTAATGGCAAAGAGTATGTAGATGGCGGCTTAGTAGCGCCTGTACCCGTCAGTTATGCCAGACAGATGGGCGCAACCATCGTGATCGCAGTCAACATTTCTTCTGAGCCCTTACATCAAGATGCAAGCGGCACTTTTGGAGTCCTGCAACAAACGATTTCAATCATGCAGAACAGCATCAATCAATATGAACTGAAAAGTGCTGACATTGCAATCCAACCGCAACTCAAACAAATGAGTGGAAGTGATTTCAAGGCCAGAAATGCAGCCATCTTGGCTGGCGAGGTTGCCACTCAAGAACAAATGGCACTCATTAAAGACAAACTCAAACTGTAA
- a CDS encoding C40 family peptidase, whose amino-acid sequence MSLNKVAPQTLKGILMSLGLAAFLACAGFAHAEEPVDAPKESMFQAGKSYFSRASDRLVDSVSEKSESLINQAMSVIGVRYRWNAELPQSGLDGSSFVAYVFKDKLGFLLPNKSTQMSQVGKPITRDDLQPGDLVFFNTMRLTFSHVGIYVGDNKFIHSPSKGASVRVDDLSSVYWDRRFDGARRLDSGDALGGAERRELLDQINNIKRKPQSL is encoded by the coding sequence ATGTCATTAAACAAAGTAGCCCCTCAGACCCTCAAAGGCATCCTAATGTCTTTGGGTCTTGCCGCATTTCTTGCCTGCGCTGGATTTGCTCATGCTGAGGAGCCAGTGGATGCCCCCAAAGAAAGTATGTTCCAAGCTGGGAAATCCTATTTCTCTCGCGCTTCGGATCGTCTGGTTGATTCCGTCTCAGAAAAATCTGAGTCCCTGATTAATCAAGCGATGTCTGTGATTGGGGTGCGTTATCGCTGGAATGCTGAGCTGCCCCAGTCTGGTTTGGATGGCAGTAGTTTTGTCGCCTATGTCTTTAAAGATAAGTTGGGATTTTTGCTTCCCAATAAGTCAACCCAAATGAGTCAGGTTGGCAAACCCATTACTCGCGATGATCTGCAGCCTGGCGATTTGGTATTTTTTAACACCATGCGTTTAACTTTTTCACACGTTGGTATTTATGTTGGCGACAACAAATTTATTCATTCACCTTCTAAGGGTGCCAGCGTGCGAGTCGATGATCTGAGTAGCGTGTATTGGGATCGTCGTTTTGACGGTGCGCGTCGTTTAGACAGTGGAGATGCATTGGGCGGTGCTGAGCGTCGCGAGCTGCTCGATCAAATCAATAATATCAAGCGTAAGCCCCAAAGCCTCTAG
- a CDS encoding ABC transporter permease, whose product MSRWQRFKRNRTGYVSLWIFLLLFGFSMCADFIANDKPLIVRYNGHFYFPIVHNQAETVFGGDFAAPTDFLDPDIRHNITSDGNWAIYPLIPYSYETLNYFSQVPNPAPPSAENWFGTDDRGRDVLSRLIYGFRLSILFGLALTIVGVGVGIITGSLMGFFGGKFDLISQRLIEIWGSMPELYLLIIFASIFNPSVLLLIVLLAAFGWMGLSDYVRAEFYRNRALEYVRAAKALGLTNFQIMMRHILPNSLTPVITFLPFRMSAAILSLTSLDFLGLGVPPGTPSLGELLSQGKGNLDAWWISLSTFVVLVATLLLLTFMGEALRNAFDSRQSGSVSGVRS is encoded by the coding sequence GTGAGTCGCTGGCAACGATTTAAGCGCAATCGCACAGGCTATGTGAGTCTGTGGATTTTTCTGCTGTTGTTTGGCTTTAGTATGTGCGCCGATTTCATTGCCAATGACAAGCCGCTGATTGTTCGTTACAACGGACACTTCTATTTTCCGATTGTGCACAATCAAGCCGAGACGGTTTTTGGTGGAGACTTTGCTGCACCGACAGATTTTCTGGATCCCGATATTCGCCACAACATTACCAGTGATGGCAATTGGGCGATCTATCCACTGATCCCCTATAGCTACGAAACCCTCAATTACTTTTCTCAGGTTCCCAACCCCGCTCCACCATCAGCGGAGAATTGGTTTGGCACTGACGATCGCGGGCGTGATGTTTTATCCCGTTTAATTTATGGCTTTCGTTTATCCATTCTCTTTGGTCTCGCACTCACCATTGTGGGAGTTGGTGTGGGCATCATCACAGGCTCCTTGATGGGCTTCTTCGGGGGTAAGTTTGATTTGATATCTCAGCGCCTGATTGAAATCTGGGGCTCAATGCCTGAACTCTATCTACTGATTATCTTTGCCTCGATCTTTAATCCTAGCGTCTTACTATTAATTGTGTTGCTGGCGGCTTTTGGTTGGATGGGTTTGTCTGATTATGTCCGTGCCGAGTTTTATCGTAACCGTGCCCTTGAGTATGTTCGTGCGGCCAAAGCTTTAGGGCTGACCAATTTTCAGATCATGATGCGCCACATACTGCCGAATAGTTTGACACCGGTCATTACCTTTCTGCCATTCCGAATGAGTGCTGCCATTTTGTCCCTCACCAGTTTGGACTTCTTGGGTTTGGGTGTTCCACCAGGTACGCCAAGTCTTGGTGAGCTGCTTTCACAAGGCAAAGGGAATTTAGATGCATGGTGGATTTCCCTCTCCACCTTTGTGGTCTTAGTTGCAACATTGCTTCTCCTGACCTTTATGGGGGAGGCCCTGCGCAACGCGTTTGATTCTCGTCAATCAGGCTCGGTCAGCGGGGTACGCTCGTGA
- the rluB gene encoding 23S rRNA pseudouridine(2605) synthase RluB → MTSSNENDSPPVVHSPQSDAAPSPAEGAPTEGHEGAERRPRRPGKHPFNKKRPFNKDKPRREGGESRGPRESGGQPAKLAPNPAESEALFAAVVSGEFDAALDAPEVEDVKHPEGFNENDISHQTGAERRAQRVRHDEDADAPTEEEMSSLQFANVDELPLSLRDEVWSDLDGLDDEADDEDTVKLHKVLADVGMGSRRDMEDLIIQGRVSVNGLPAHIGQRIGPTDQVRINGKQVHRKIQTKPPRVILYHKPSGEIVSQSDPEGRPTVFDRLPKPRQGRWIAVGRLDFNTEGLLLFTTSGELANRLMHPRYGIEREYAVRILGELGQESMAQLKSGIQLDDGQARFLRLTMGGGDGANRWYHVALTEGRNREVRRMFEAVGHTVSRLLRTRYGMFLLPPRLRRGKWEEVPAEGVAALMRSAGLKVPQAQDKSRNPNGNGNSHHRNPQAGGDHQPDPMQTSVSYWGSRDALTLASGHHGLTHQGRGGQPSGGGEGRGPFRGRAQGGRPGQGGQGGQGAQGQNRNKAKKVHHGQSAFVTGNPQSPGNGPKRSAPKGRKPFNKGPRKPRNPSESF, encoded by the coding sequence ATGACTAGTTCCAACGAAAACGATTCACCACCAGTAGTGCATTCACCTCAGTCTGACGCAGCCCCATCCCCAGCGGAAGGTGCTCCTACCGAAGGCCATGAGGGCGCAGAGCGTCGTCCGCGTAGACCTGGTAAGCACCCCTTTAATAAGAAGCGACCCTTCAATAAAGATAAGCCACGCAGAGAAGGCGGCGAATCAAGGGGGCCTCGTGAGAGTGGCGGGCAGCCAGCTAAATTAGCACCCAATCCTGCTGAGAGTGAAGCCTTATTCGCTGCAGTAGTTTCTGGTGAATTTGATGCTGCCTTAGATGCCCCCGAAGTGGAGGATGTAAAACATCCTGAAGGTTTTAATGAGAACGACATCTCACATCAGACAGGTGCAGAGCGCCGTGCACAGCGCGTGCGTCATGATGAAGATGCGGATGCGCCTACTGAAGAAGAGATGAGCAGTTTGCAATTTGCAAACGTGGATGAGTTGCCATTAAGTTTGCGAGATGAGGTCTGGTCTGATCTCGATGGTCTTGACGACGAAGCAGATGATGAAGATACCGTCAAGTTACACAAAGTGTTGGCTGATGTTGGTATGGGCTCACGCCGCGACATGGAAGATTTGATTATTCAGGGTCGTGTCTCAGTAAATGGTTTGCCTGCCCATATTGGTCAGCGCATTGGTCCAACCGATCAGGTTCGAATTAACGGCAAACAAGTCCATCGCAAGATACAAACTAAGCCACCACGCGTGATTTTGTATCACAAGCCTTCTGGCGAAATCGTGAGTCAATCCGATCCCGAAGGACGCCCAACGGTATTTGATCGCCTACCAAAGCCACGTCAAGGCCGCTGGATTGCGGTCGGACGCTTAGACTTCAATACTGAAGGACTTTTACTCTTCACGACTTCTGGTGAATTAGCCAATCGTTTAATGCATCCACGCTACGGTATCGAGCGTGAGTACGCTGTACGAATTTTAGGTGAGCTAGGACAAGAGTCGATGGCGCAATTAAAGAGCGGCATTCAGCTCGATGATGGTCAAGCCCGTTTCTTGCGCTTAACCATGGGTGGTGGTGACGGTGCTAATCGCTGGTATCACGTTGCCTTAACTGAAGGTCGTAATCGTGAAGTGCGTCGCATGTTTGAGGCAGTTGGCCATACCGTATCCCGTTTGCTTCGAACCCGCTATGGCATGTTCTTATTGCCCCCAAGATTAAGACGCGGTAAGTGGGAGGAAGTTCCTGCTGAAGGCGTTGCTGCACTCATGCGCTCCGCTGGACTCAAAGTTCCACAAGCGCAGGATAAGAGTCGTAATCCCAACGGGAATGGCAACAGTCATCACCGTAATCCTCAGGCAGGTGGCGATCATCAGCCCGACCCAATGCAAACTTCAGTTTCGTATTGGGGTTCGCGCGACGCTCTAACGCTGGCTAGCGGGCACCATGGCCTCACGCATCAAGGCAGGGGCGGTCAGCCGAGTGGCGGTGGTGAAGGTCGGGGTCCCTTTCGCGGTCGAGCTCAGGGCGGCAGACCAGGTCAAGGCGGGCAGGGTGGTCAAGGTGCTCAGGGACAAAATCGCAATAAAGCCAAAAAAGTCCATCATGGACAGTCTGCCTTTGTGACTGGTAATCCCCAGAGTCCGGGTAATGGCCCTAAACGCAGCGCGCCTAAAGGCCGTAAGCCCTTCAATAAGGGCCCTAGAAAGCCCCGTAATCCGAGCGAAAGCTTCTGA
- a CDS encoding microcin C ABC transporter permease YejB — translation MRSYIAKRLLLMIPTLLGVLTLTFAVVQFVPGGPVEQMVLELKGKGNGSVGGSESSGAGATYRGRQGIDEQRLAEVKALYGFDKPPVERYFMMLGRFARFDLGQSYYQHQSVWHLVVSKLPVSISIGLWTFLITYLISIPLGIAKAVREGSRFDTVTSTIILVGYAIPGFVLGVLLLVLFGGGSFLQLFPLRGLTSDNWSDLSLIGKILDYLWHLVLPITAMVLGSFAVVTMLTKNAFLEEIRKQYVLTARAKGLSEQQVLWKHVFRNALLPLVTGFPAAFIGAFFAGSLLIETLFSLDGLGLLSYESVMRRDYPVVFGTLYLFTLIGLFTKLISDLCYVYIDPRIQFGAGGGS, via the coding sequence ATGCGTTCTTATATCGCAAAGCGATTGTTATTGATGATCCCAACGCTATTGGGTGTCTTGACCCTCACTTTTGCTGTAGTGCAATTTGTTCCTGGTGGTCCAGTAGAACAAATGGTGCTGGAGCTAAAGGGTAAGGGCAATGGTTCGGTAGGCGGTTCTGAGTCTTCTGGCGCTGGTGCGACTTATCGCGGGCGCCAGGGAATTGATGAGCAGCGCCTAGCTGAGGTCAAGGCTCTATATGGTTTTGATAAGCCACCAGTAGAGCGCTACTTCATGATGTTAGGACGCTTTGCTAGATTTGATTTGGGTCAAAGCTATTACCAACACCAAAGCGTGTGGCATTTAGTGGTTTCTAAATTACCCGTGTCAATCAGCATTGGTTTGTGGACTTTCCTTATCACCTATTTAATTTCTATTCCCCTGGGTATTGCTAAAGCAGTTCGAGAAGGTTCTCGCTTTGATACGGTGACGAGTACCATCATCTTGGTAGGGTATGCCATTCCAGGGTTTGTATTGGGAGTCTTGTTGCTCGTACTCTTTGGAGGAGGCAGCTTCTTGCAGTTATTTCCCTTGCGTGGTTTGACTTCTGATAATTGGTCAGATCTCAGTTTGATTGGCAAGATTCTGGATTACCTCTGGCATTTGGTCTTACCCATTACTGCGATGGTGCTGGGTAGTTTTGCGGTGGTCACTATGCTCACCAAAAACGCTTTCTTAGAAGAAATTCGCAAGCAGTATGTGTTGACAGCAAGAGCCAAAGGTTTAAGTGAACAACAAGTCCTATGGAAGCATGTCTTTCGTAATGCGCTCTTGCCCTTAGTGACAGGATTTCCTGCCGCCTTCATTGGCGCTTTCTTTGCGGGTTCTTTACTAATTGAGACCTTGTTCTCTCTAGATGGCCTTGGTCTTCTCTCGTATGAGTCTGTCATGCGACGCGATTACCCAGTTGTTTTTGGTACCTTGTACTTGTTCACCCTGATTGGTCTATTTACCAAGTTGATCTCAGATCTCTGTTATGTCTACATTGATCCTCGTATTCAGTTTGGCGCAGGAGGCGGCTCGTGA
- a CDS encoding ABC transporter ATP-binding protein, whose product MNTLLRFEDVSISFGTGRREKFALSHLDLEIGVGERIALVGESGSGKTLSALAPLRLEPEGAKMTGRIWWSGKENAQQQATTKPVDLLSLPIEKIRQIRGREIAMVFQEPMTALNPLFTIGDQIIEAVQIDEPFISKADSFAAAVDLLRKTGIPEPEKRFHSYPHQLSGGQRQRAMIAMALACKPRLLIADEPTTALDVSLRLQILDLLKELQEESKDHGGMGILLITHDLNLVKHFAHRVAVLNQGNLVEFGLTKQVFEHPENPYTQTLVNSEPVRDLAPVMPLAPVLLQTNHLSVSYPSLDSGSWFKKAPRHSALKKIGFGLKQGQTIGVIGESGSGKTTLGMAVLGLLNDSSAEVTGEVDVLGNDWKTLKPAQRRSMRSSLQVIFQDPFGSLSPRMTVMQIIAEGLDIHFPKLSSVEREQRVLDILREVGIDRSALARYPHEFSGGQRQRIAIARALILRPQILVLDEPTSALDVSIQKQVLALLTELQKKYNLAYLMISHDLAVIRAMSHEIMVLKGGKMVEFGETETLIKHPKQSYTKELFEAAEIT is encoded by the coding sequence GTGAATACTTTATTGCGCTTCGAAGATGTAAGTATTTCTTTTGGAACAGGGCGTCGCGAGAAGTTTGCACTGAGCCATCTTGATTTAGAAATCGGGGTTGGTGAGCGAATTGCTTTGGTTGGTGAATCCGGCTCTGGAAAAACCTTAAGCGCGCTTGCGCCTTTGAGACTTGAGCCCGAGGGTGCCAAGATGACAGGTCGGATTTGGTGGAGTGGCAAAGAGAATGCACAACAGCAAGCCACTACTAAGCCAGTCGATTTGCTGTCACTACCCATTGAAAAGATTCGTCAGATCCGCGGACGAGAAATTGCCATGGTCTTTCAGGAGCCGATGACAGCTCTGAATCCCTTATTTACTATTGGCGATCAGATTATTGAAGCAGTCCAGATTGATGAGCCCTTCATCTCTAAAGCAGATTCCTTTGCAGCAGCGGTGGATCTTTTGCGTAAGACCGGAATCCCTGAGCCTGAAAAACGCTTTCACTCTTATCCACACCAACTATCCGGCGGACAAAGACAGCGTGCGATGATTGCGATGGCTCTGGCGTGTAAACCCCGTTTACTCATTGCGGACGAGCCTACGACTGCACTTGATGTGAGTTTGCGCTTGCAGATTCTGGATTTGCTGAAAGAGCTACAAGAAGAATCTAAAGATCATGGCGGTATGGGCATTCTCTTGATTACGCATGACCTCAATTTGGTGAAGCACTTTGCTCATCGGGTGGCAGTATTAAACCAAGGCAATTTAGTGGAATTCGGTTTGACCAAGCAAGTCTTTGAACATCCAGAAAATCCGTATACCCAAACCTTGGTCAATAGCGAGCCTGTGAGAGACCTGGCGCCAGTCATGCCGCTCGCTCCAGTCTTGCTGCAAACTAATCATTTGTCAGTCTCCTATCCCAGCCTAGATTCAGGATCATGGTTTAAGAAGGCGCCAAGACATTCGGCATTGAAAAAAATTGGTTTTGGCCTGAAACAAGGGCAAACCATCGGTGTCATTGGAGAGTCTGGCTCTGGAAAAACGACTTTAGGGATGGCGGTGCTCGGTCTCTTAAATGATTCATCTGCTGAAGTGACTGGCGAGGTGGATGTGCTCGGGAATGACTGGAAAACTTTGAAGCCTGCTCAAAGAAGATCAATGCGCTCGAGCTTGCAGGTGATCTTTCAGGATCCCTTTGGCTCTCTCTCGCCACGTATGACGGTGATGCAAATCATTGCCGAAGGTTTGGATATTCATTTCCCAAAATTGAGTAGTGTTGAAAGAGAGCAGAGGGTATTGGATATTTTGCGAGAGGTTGGCATTGATCGCTCTGCATTAGCGCGTTATCCGCACGAATTTTCTGGAGGGCAACGACAGCGCATCGCCATCGCCCGGGCACTGATTTTGCGGCCCCAGATTCTGGTGCTGGATGAGCCTACTTCGGCCTTGGATGTCTCGATTCAGAAACAGGTGCTGGCTTTATTGACCGAATTACAGAAAAAATACAATTTGGCTTATTTGATGATTAGTCATGACTTGGCAGTAATTAGAGCCATGTCGCACGAGATTATGGTGCTCAAAGGTGGCAAGATGGTCGAGTTTGGTGAGACCGAAACCCTAATTAAGCACCCCAAGCAAAGCTATACCAAAGAGCTATTTGAAGCCGCCGAAATTACCTAG
- the scpB gene encoding SMC-Scp complex subunit ScpB, with product MDDHNKRVIETALLCAQEPLSPADLTRLFVEEISTTEIKAVLDAIQVEWQDKGMELVHIATGWRFQSRLSMREYLDRLTPEKPPKYSRAVMETLAIIAYRQPVTRGEIEEIRGVAVSSNVMKQLEDRGWVEVIGHKETIGRPGLYATTKQFLDDLSLTNLQSLPMLEDVAPAAEDVGQAVIQFDVDTATETITEIVTEEATIETVEEITIEITEESDASDNPDEQK from the coding sequence ATGGATGATCACAATAAACGCGTAATTGAAACTGCACTCCTGTGCGCACAGGAGCCACTGAGTCCTGCTGATCTCACTCGCTTATTTGTAGAAGAGATATCCACTACAGAAATTAAAGCAGTCTTGGACGCCATTCAAGTCGAATGGCAGGACAAAGGCATGGAGTTGGTACACATTGCAACCGGCTGGCGTTTTCAGAGTCGCTTGTCCATGCGCGAGTATTTGGATCGCCTCACTCCTGAGAAACCACCTAAGTATTCCCGCGCTGTGATGGAAACCTTGGCGATCATTGCTTATCGTCAACCTGTAACCCGCGGTGAGATTGAAGAGATTCGTGGCGTTGCTGTGAGTAGTAATGTGATGAAGCAGCTAGAGGACCGCGGTTGGGTAGAAGTGATTGGCCACAAAGAAACCATTGGCCGCCCAGGTTTGTATGCCACAACCAAGCAATTCTTAGATGATCTGAGTTTGACGAATTTACAAAGTCTGCCGATGTTAGAAGATGTTGCGCCGGCCGCAGAGGATGTAGGTCAGGCTGTGATTCAATTTGATGTTGATACAGCCACCGAAACGATCACTGAGATTGTGACAGAAGAAGCCACGATTGAAACGGTGGAAGAAATCACCATCGAAATTACCGAAGAAAGCGATGCGTCAGACAATCCTGACGAGCAAAAATAA
- the rimP gene encoding ribosome maturation factor RimP translates to MRDQQIISAELENLGYALVDIEREAGGLLRVTIENPDYERLITVEDCERVSHQLSYALPVENIPYERLEISSPGLDRPVKSAEDFVRFAGMEVDLKLRVAVGSRKNFRGVLQGLLSGDIHAPDAKFGLLFEGTDGAESQLEFSLAEVDKTRLVPVIDFKGRKS, encoded by the coding sequence GTGAGAGATCAGCAGATTATTTCTGCGGAGTTGGAGAACTTAGGTTACGCGCTAGTCGATATTGAGCGTGAAGCCGGTGGTTTGCTCCGCGTCACGATTGAAAACCCAGATTACGAACGTTTGATTACGGTCGAGGATTGCGAGAGGGTCAGTCATCAACTGAGCTATGCATTGCCAGTTGAGAACATTCCTTATGAGCGTTTGGAGATTTCTTCTCCAGGCCTGGATCGTCCGGTCAAATCGGCAGAAGATTTTGTTCGCTTTGCTGGTATGGAAGTGGATTTGAAGTTACGTGTTGCTGTAGGTAGTCGCAAGAATTTTCGTGGTGTGTTGCAAGGTTTGCTGAGTGGCGATATTCATGCGCCTGATGCCAAATTTGGTTTGCTGTTTGAAGGCACCGATGGTGCTGAGTCTCAATTGGAGTTTTCATTAGCCGAGGTCGATAAGACTCGGTTGGTCCCTGTTATTGATTTCAAAGGAAGAAAGTCATGA